Proteins encoded within one genomic window of Eleutherodactylus coqui strain aEleCoq1 chromosome 1, aEleCoq1.hap1, whole genome shotgun sequence:
- the NFE2 gene encoding transcription factor NF-E2 45 kDa subunit, with product MGEQCSQGDMDLTWQEIFSITGMDSYPEPSYDIATGYQTPMLPFPGCSFGSFPRDGLVPNANNNTPICNQSYIDCQAQNVATTTMTSAYGPTSYTGMLISSSISPMGAINHYPPKHIPPTAMNAPGDQVIMPQPYLDSVTSLYLPSKNHDDFESDSGLSLNFSDGESIEIENIDSQRLHPEFMEILPQHAYQNQYPLPPNLTQPVQENMCEAHTYFTSQTQELVCSRDERRAVAMQIPFPTDRIVNLPVEDFNELLSRYTLTESQMALVRDIRRRGKNKVAAQNCRKRKMENIAILEKEIGALRSEREGLRREREEVETIISELKGNMKLLQQEVYSILQNQDSHH from the exons ATGGGAGAACAGTGTTCCCAAGGAGACATGGATCTCACTTGGCAAGAGATCTTCTCTATCACT GGCATGGATTCATACCCAGAACCCTCATATGACATTGCGACTGGATATCAAACACCTATGTTACCCTTTCCAGGATGCAGCTTTGGCAGTTTCCCAAGAGATGGCCTTGTACCGAATGCAAACAATAATACACCAATCTGCAATCAATCTTACATAGACTGTCAAGCCCAGAATGTGGCAACAACCACCATGACTTCTGCATATGGTCCAACATCATATACGGGAATGTTAATCTCATCAAGTATCTCTCCGATGGGCGCAATAAATCACTATCCACCAAAGCACATACCACCTACGGCAATGAATGCACCAGGAGACCAGGTGATCATGCCTCAGCCTTACCTGGACAGCGTTACTTCTCTCTACCTACCCTCCAAAAACCATGATGACTTTGAATCGGATTCTGGTTTATCTTTGAACTTCAGTGATGGGGAATCGATAGAAATAGAGAATATAGACAGCCAAAGGCTTCACCCTGAATTCATGGAAATACTTCCACAACATGCCTACCAAAACCAATATCCTTTACCACCAAATCTCACACAACCTGTTCAAGAAAACATGTGTGAAGCACACACCTACTTCACATCCCAGACCCAAGAACTTGTCtgcagtagggatgagcgaaggGCAGTCGCAATGCAGATCCCGTTCCCCACAGACAGGATAGTCAATCTTCCCGTGGAGGATTTTAATGAACTTCTGTCACGCTACACATTGACTGAATCTCAGATGGCTTTGGTCAGGGACATCCGTAGACGTGGCAAGAATAAAGTAGCTGCTCAGAACTGTCGTAAGCGCAAGATGGAGAACATTGCCATCTTGGAAAAAGAAATTGGGGCCCTCAGGTCAGAACGTGAAGGATTACGTAGGGAACGAGAAGAGGTGGAAACGATCATTTCTGAACTGAAAGGTAACATGAAACTACTTCAGCAAGAAGTTTATAGTATTTTACAGAATCAGGACAGCCATCACTAA